Within Halorussus sp. MSC15.2, the genomic segment TTCACGCCGGAGACCTGTTTCACGACCGTCGCCCCGACCTCGACGCCCTCCACGGAACTATCTCGATTCTGGGCCGACTCCGGGACGCCGACATCCCCTTCCTCGCTATCGTCGGCAACCACGAGGGGACGCGGGGCCGCCAGTGGCTCGACCTCTTCGAAATGCTCGGTCTCGCCACGCGACTCCGCGACGAACCGGAGGTCGTCGGCCAGACCGCGTTCTACGGTCTCGACCACGTCCCCAAGTCCAAGCGCGACGACCTCGACTATCGGTTCGAGGGACACGACCGACCCCACGCCGCGCTCGTGAGCCACGGCCTGTTCCAGCCCTTCGACCTCGGCGACTGGGACGCCGAGGAGGTGCTGACCGAGGCCAACGTGGACTTCGACGCGATGCTGCTGGGCGACAACCACAAGCCCGGGACGAAGGAGGTCGCCGACACGTGGGTCACCTACTGCGGTTCGACCGAACGGTGCAGCGCCGACGAGCGCGAGGACCGCGGCTACAACATCGTCGAGTTCGACGGCGACGTGACCATCACGCGCCGGGGACTCGACGCGACCCGCGACTTCGAGTACGTAGAAGCGGACCTCGCCGAAGACGAAGGTATCGACCGCGTGCGCGAGAAACTCCGGGAGCGCGACCTCGAAGACGCCGTGGCAATCGTGGAAATCGACGGCGAGGGCGAACAGGTCACGCCCGCCCGCGTCGAGGAGTTCGCGCTGGAAGCCGGTGCGCTGGTCGCCCGCGTCGCGGACCGCCGCGAGGTCGAGGACGACGAGGGCGAGGTCGAAGTCTCGTTCGCCGACCCCGACGACGCCGTACGCGAACGCGTCCGCGACCTCGGCCTGAGCGAGGCCGCGCGCGGTATCGACGAGACGGTCCGGGCGAGCAAAATCGCCGACTCGAACGTCCGGGAGTCGGTCAAGGGCCGCGTGAGCCAACTGGTCGAGGACGGCGACCTCTCGGCGTTCGAGTCCGCGCCGGACGACGGAGACGGTTCGGCGAGAGCGGGAGGAACCGACGACTCCGACGGCGGAGAGAACGAAGCGGACGCCTCGACCGGCGAGAGCGGAGAGAGAGCGCCCGACCCGGACGACTCCGAGGCCGTGCAAGCAGTCGCCGAGGCCGCAACGGAAGTCGACGCCGACGCGGACGCCGAAGCGACGGGTGACTCCTCGCCCGAGGAAACCGGAGAGAGCGACGGAACGCTGGAGGAGTACCTATGAAGTTCGACCGCGTTCGCCTCCGGAACTTCAAGTGCTACGCCGACGCCGACCTGCGACTCGACCGCGGCGTGACCGTCATCCACGGCCTGAACGGGAGCGGAAAGTCCTCGCTGCTGGAGGCCTGCTTCTTCGCGCTCTACGGCGCGAAGGCCTTGGACCGCACGCTGGACGACGTCGTCACCATCGGCGAGGAGGAGGCGGTCATCGAACTCTGGTTCACTCACGACGGCGGTGACTACCACGTCCGGCGGCGGATTCGGGCGACCGGCGAGCGCGCCACGACCGCCGAGTGCGTCCTCGAGACGCCCGACGACACCATCGAGGGCGCGCGAGACGTCCGCGCCGAGATTACGAAGCTCTTCAGGATGGACTCGGAGGCGTTCGTCAACTGCGCGTACGTCCGGCAGGGCGAGGTTAACAAGCTCATCAACGCCTCTGCCGGGCAGCGCCAAGACATGATAGACGACCTCCTCCAACTCGGCAAACTGGAGGAGTACCGCGAGCGCGCCAGCGACGCCCGACTGGGGGTCACGTCGGTGCTCGACGACAAACGTGGGAGCCTCTCGGAGTTGGAGAGCCAAATCGAGCAGAAGGAAGAGAAGAATCTCCACGCTCGCCTGAACGACCGGAAGTCCGACCTCAAGGAGGTCGAGACCGAAATCGAGCGCTTCGAGGACAACGAGGAAACCGCCGAGCGAACCCGCGAGCAGGCGGTCGAGATACTGGAGACCTACGAGGAGAAACGCGAGGAGTTGGAGTCGCTGTCGGAGGACATCGACGAACTCGAAGGCGAAATCAGCGAGACCGAACAGCAACGGACCGAACACGGCGAGCGCGTCCGCGAACTCCGCGAGCGCGTCGAGGACTTCGAAGCGGACGTCGCCGATTTGCTGGCGGAGACCGACCTCGATTCGGCCGACGAGGACGCGCTCGACGCCCGACTGGACGAACTCGACGCCGAAGACGAGGACCTCGCGGCGGACCTCAACGACGCGCGGACGCAGGCCCAGATGTTCGACACGCAGGCCGGGAACCTCGCCGAGAAGGCCGAGGAACTGGAAGGGCGGGCGGCGGACAAGCGCGAGCGCGCCGAGACGCTCGAAACCGAGGCCGACGACGCCGAGTCCGACCTCGAAACGCGCCGCGAGAAACTCGACCAGTTGAGCGACGACATCGCGGCCGAGAAGGCGGCGTTCGAGGACGCGCCCGTCGAGTTCGGGGACGCCGACGCGCACCTCGAAGACCGACGCGAGGCTCAGACCGACCTCCAGAGTCGCATCGAGGACGTGAAAGCCGACCTCAAGAGCGCCCGCGACAGCGTGTCCGAGGCCGAACAACTCCTCGACGAGGGCAAGTGTCCCGAGTGCGGCCAACCGGTGGAAGACTCCCCGCACGTCGATACGCTGGCCGAGGACCGCGAGCGCGTCGAGGAACTGGAGACCGAACTGGCGGACCTCCGCGAGGAGCGCGAGACCGTCGCCGACGAACTCGACGAGGCCGAGCGCCTGCGCGAGGCCGAGCGCGAGGTCGAGAATCTCCGGGACCGCCGCGAGAACTTCGAGCAGTTGGTCGCCGACAAGCGGGAGTCGGTCGCCGAGAAGCGCGAGGAGGCCGAAAACCTCCGCGAGGAGGCCGACGACCTCGACGCCGACGCCGCGGACAAGCGCGCGGACGCCGACGAACTCCGGGCGAAGGCCGAGGACCGCGAATCGAAGGCCGAGGAACTCGAAGCCGAGCGCGAGCAACTCGCGGCCAAACGGGAGCGATTGGAGGAGATTCGGTCGCTGCGCGACCGAATCGAGGACGCGGAGGACGACATCGAGCGCCACCGCGAGAAGCGCGCGAGTCTGGCGGAACAGAACGACCTCCGGCGCGAGCGCCTCGCCGAGAAGCGCGAGCGCCGGAGCGACCTCCGCGAGAGCTACGACGACCAGAAGGTCGAGTCGCCCGCGAGGACAAGCGCGAGGCCGAGGAGTATCTGGAGAAAGTCGAGGTCAAACTAGACCAACTCCGCGACCGGCGCGACGACCTCCAGAG encodes:
- the mre11 gene encoding DNA double-strand break repair protein Mre11 — encoded protein: MTRVIHTGDTHLGYRQYHSPERREDFLRAFEQVIDDAIAEDVDAVIHAGDLFHDRRPDLDALHGTISILGRLRDADIPFLAIVGNHEGTRGRQWLDLFEMLGLATRLRDEPEVVGQTAFYGLDHVPKSKRDDLDYRFEGHDRPHAALVSHGLFQPFDLGDWDAEEVLTEANVDFDAMLLGDNHKPGTKEVADTWVTYCGSTERCSADEREDRGYNIVEFDGDVTITRRGLDATRDFEYVEADLAEDEGIDRVREKLRERDLEDAVAIVEIDGEGEQVTPARVEEFALEAGALVARVADRREVEDDEGEVEVSFADPDDAVRERVRDLGLSEAARGIDETVRASKIADSNVRESVKGRVSQLVEDGDLSAFESAPDDGDGSARAGGTDDSDGGENEADASTGESGERAPDPDDSEAVQAVAEAATEVDADADAEATGDSSPEETGESDGTLEEYL